In a genomic window of Ralstonia nicotianae:
- a CDS encoding head completion/stabilization protein, which yields MSSFIAAAPLPTPAQPGGQPIGNDGFFPDIDVDQACAAMRLDGTVTPERLRAALIEAALSVNDELAGWKARQLAAGFLELGAVPAQWVDGRSRYVHRYLRAVHCTAAAWLIERYRSFDATAAGDRKAEAENTSVDDLRRDARWAVSDIAGTPRTTVELI from the coding sequence ATGTCCTCATTCATCGCAGCAGCCCCCTTGCCAACGCCGGCGCAACCTGGCGGGCAGCCGATCGGCAACGACGGCTTTTTCCCGGACATCGACGTTGACCAGGCGTGCGCAGCGATGCGCCTGGACGGGACCGTGACGCCCGAGCGGCTGCGCGCCGCGCTGATCGAAGCCGCGCTGTCCGTCAATGACGAGTTGGCCGGGTGGAAGGCTCGCCAGCTCGCCGCCGGGTTCCTGGAGCTGGGCGCAGTGCCGGCGCAGTGGGTCGATGGCCGGAGCCGCTATGTGCATCGCTACCTGCGCGCGGTGCATTGCACGGCGGCGGCCTGGCTGATCGAGCGCTACCGGTCGTTCGACGCCACCGCAGCGGGCGACCGCAAGGCGGAGGCGGAGAACACATCGGTCGATGATCTGCGGCGCGACGCACGCTGGGCCGTCAGCGACATCGCCGGCACACCGCGCACCACTGTGGAGTTGATCTGA
- a CDS encoding terminase ATPase subunit family protein, whose amino-acid sequence MTTLPPLASLSIDPEKDPRRIARTLYWQGYRVARIAEMLGVKAVTVHSWKRRDGWDATDAVERVASSIEERMARLIAKDTKEGRDYKEIDLLGRQMERLARVRRYEASGNEADLNPKVANRNKGARRQPERNAVSEDQHKQLVDAFHDAMFDYQRVWYEAGQVERIRNLLKSRQIGATWYFAREAFIDALTTGRNQIFLSASKAQAYVFKQYIVQFAKDAAGVELKGDPMVLPNGATLYFLGTNARTAQSYHGNLYFDEYFWVPQFQELRKVASGMAIHKHWRQTYLSTPSSLAHEAYPFWSGALLNRGKAKDAQVKIDISHTALRDGLRCADGQWRQIVTVEDALRGGCNLFDLDQLRLEYSEPEFANLLMCAFIDDTASVFPLSMLMRGMVDSWEVWTDFRPFFPRPFGNRPVWVGYDPNGGGGDSAALVVVAPPLVAGGKFRVLEKHQFRGIDYEEQAAAIRRVTERYTVAYIGIDRTGIGDAVYQLVSKFRPDAEGFTYSVDVKTRLVLKAHDVIAKGRLEFDAGWTDFAASFLSIKKTVTAAGGRVTYQAGRSEDTSHADLAWACMHALSHEPLEGATATNTSILELS is encoded by the coding sequence ATGACCACGCTGCCTCCGCTTGCCTCGCTCTCCATCGATCCCGAAAAGGACCCGCGCCGCATTGCGCGCACGCTGTATTGGCAGGGCTACCGCGTCGCCCGCATCGCCGAAATGCTGGGCGTCAAGGCCGTTACGGTGCACAGCTGGAAGCGGCGCGATGGGTGGGACGCGACGGATGCGGTGGAGCGTGTCGCGTCCAGCATCGAAGAGCGGATGGCGCGGCTGATCGCCAAGGACACGAAGGAAGGGCGGGACTACAAGGAGATCGACCTGCTCGGCCGGCAGATGGAGCGCCTGGCGCGCGTGCGCCGGTATGAGGCGTCAGGCAACGAGGCCGACCTGAACCCGAAGGTGGCGAACCGCAACAAGGGAGCGCGCCGCCAGCCCGAGCGCAACGCTGTCAGCGAGGACCAGCACAAGCAACTCGTGGACGCGTTCCACGACGCGATGTTCGATTACCAGCGAGTCTGGTACGAGGCGGGGCAGGTCGAGCGCATCCGCAACCTGCTGAAGTCGCGGCAGATCGGCGCCACGTGGTACTTCGCGCGCGAGGCGTTCATCGACGCACTGACCACGGGCCGCAACCAGATTTTTCTATCGGCCAGCAAGGCGCAAGCGTATGTGTTCAAGCAATACATCGTCCAGTTCGCCAAGGACGCGGCCGGGGTCGAGCTGAAGGGCGATCCGATGGTGTTGCCCAATGGCGCCACGCTGTACTTCCTCGGGACAAACGCCCGCACCGCGCAGAGCTATCACGGCAACCTGTACTTCGACGAGTATTTCTGGGTGCCGCAGTTCCAGGAGCTGCGCAAGGTTGCCTCCGGGATGGCGATCCACAAGCATTGGCGGCAAACCTACTTGTCCACGCCCTCCAGCCTGGCCCATGAAGCGTATCCGTTCTGGTCCGGCGCGCTGCTCAACCGGGGCAAGGCGAAGGACGCACAGGTCAAGATCGACATCAGCCACACCGCGCTGCGCGATGGCCTGCGCTGCGCGGACGGGCAGTGGCGCCAGATCGTGACGGTAGAGGACGCGCTGCGCGGCGGCTGCAACCTGTTCGACCTCGATCAGCTCCGCCTGGAGTACAGCGAGCCGGAATTCGCCAACCTGCTCATGTGCGCCTTCATCGATGACACCGCATCGGTGTTTCCGCTCTCCATGCTGATGCGCGGCATGGTGGACAGTTGGGAGGTGTGGACAGACTTCCGTCCGTTCTTTCCGCGTCCGTTCGGCAATCGGCCGGTGTGGGTCGGCTACGACCCAAACGGCGGGGGCGGGGACAGCGCCGCGCTGGTGGTGGTCGCGCCCCCGCTGGTGGCCGGCGGCAAGTTCCGCGTGCTGGAAAAACACCAGTTCCGCGGCATCGACTACGAAGAGCAGGCCGCCGCGATCCGCCGCGTCACCGAGCGTTACACGGTGGCCTACATCGGCATCGACCGCACTGGTATTGGCGACGCGGTGTATCAGCTCGTCAGCAAGTTCCGCCCGGATGCCGAAGGCTTTACCTACTCCGTCGATGTGAAGACACGTCTGGTACTCAAGGCGCACGACGTGATCGCCAAAGGTCGATTGGAGTTCGACGCCGGCTGGACCGATTTCGCCGCATCCTTCCTATCCATCAAGAAAACCGTCACCGCCGCCGGCGGCCGCGTCACCTATCAGGCCGGCCGCTCGGAGGACACCAGCCATGCCGACTTGGCGTGGGCCTGCATGCACGCGCTTTCGCATGAACCGCTCGAAGGCGCGACCGCCACCAACACCAGCATTCTGGAGCTGTCATGA
- a CDS encoding GPO family capsid scaffolding protein, whose amino-acid sequence MAKSTKFFRIATEGATSDGRVIDRDDLIQMAKNYNPETYTARINLEHIRGYDPTGPFKAYGDVAALRAEEQDGKMRLLAQIDPTADLIAMNKARQKIFSSMEVRPSFADTGEAYLVGLAVTDNPASLGCEVLQFSAQAKTNPLAARKQHPDNLFTEAVELALDFSEPITYTPAGAPASLADSIKRLFSKQRKSDDATDARFADVQDAVQTVAQQLQTTGEQFNAAFKAMTDQLAALNAQGAERDRQFHALKADLDRTDAYAARPPATGGDGSAAVITTDC is encoded by the coding sequence ATGGCGAAGTCCACCAAGTTCTTCCGCATTGCGACCGAAGGCGCGACGAGCGACGGCCGCGTCATCGATCGTGATGACCTGATCCAGATGGCGAAGAACTACAACCCGGAGACCTACACCGCGCGCATCAACCTGGAGCACATCCGCGGCTACGACCCGACCGGCCCGTTCAAGGCTTACGGCGATGTGGCCGCGCTGCGCGCAGAAGAGCAGGACGGCAAGATGCGCCTGCTCGCGCAGATCGACCCCACCGCCGATCTGATCGCCATGAACAAGGCGCGGCAGAAGATCTTTTCGTCGATGGAAGTGCGACCGAGCTTCGCGGATACCGGCGAGGCGTACCTGGTCGGTCTGGCCGTGACCGACAACCCGGCGAGCCTCGGATGCGAGGTGCTGCAGTTCAGCGCCCAGGCCAAGACCAACCCGCTCGCCGCGCGCAAGCAGCACCCGGACAACCTCTTCACCGAAGCCGTGGAACTGGCGCTGGATTTCTCGGAGCCGATCACGTACACGCCTGCCGGTGCGCCCGCGAGCCTGGCCGACAGCATCAAGCGGCTGTTCTCCAAACAGCGGAAGTCCGACGACGCCACCGACGCCCGCTTTGCGGACGTACAGGATGCCGTGCAGACCGTCGCGCAGCAGTTGCAGACCACCGGCGAGCAGTTCAACGCGGCATTCAAGGCCATGACCGACCAGCTCGCCGCGCTCAATGCGCAAGGCGCGGAGCGCGATCGACAGTTCCACGCTCTCAAGGCCGACCTGGACCGGACCGACGCCTACGCTGCGCGCCCGCCGGCCACCGGCGGCGACGGTAGCGCAGCCGTCATCACGACCGATTGCTGA
- a CDS encoding phage terminase small subunit codes for MTNLARNHFLRVTARLAAEAAQAGNPLRYATGHELMLAQLAEHRRQLKQVQSMERKAEVKRTLLPEYAAWVAGVLEADTGMQDEVLMTVMVWHIDAGDFAGALPLAAYAIRHGLSMPDQYQRTTACLITEEFANMALKATEAGEPVDLAALGEVAELVGSQDMPDEVRAKLHKAIGYAHGAQIGKANAPDVPALRQFVLSHLRRALELHDKCGVKKDIERLERDIKNAAKATAQEGTGRR; via the coding sequence GTGACCAACCTGGCCCGCAACCACTTCCTTCGCGTGACGGCCCGACTCGCTGCCGAAGCGGCGCAGGCCGGCAACCCGCTGCGCTACGCGACCGGCCACGAGTTGATGCTGGCGCAGTTGGCCGAGCACAGGCGCCAACTCAAGCAAGTGCAGTCCATGGAACGCAAGGCCGAGGTCAAGCGCACGCTGCTGCCCGAGTACGCGGCCTGGGTGGCGGGCGTGCTGGAAGCCGACACGGGCATGCAGGACGAAGTGCTGATGACGGTCATGGTGTGGCACATCGATGCGGGCGACTTCGCCGGCGCCCTGCCGCTCGCCGCCTACGCTATCCGGCACGGGCTGTCGATGCCTGACCAGTATCAGCGCACCACCGCCTGCCTGATCACCGAGGAATTCGCCAACATGGCTTTGAAAGCGACCGAGGCCGGCGAGCCGGTGGATCTGGCGGCGCTGGGCGAAGTGGCCGAGCTGGTGGGCAGCCAGGACATGCCGGACGAGGTGCGGGCCAAGCTGCACAAGGCCATCGGCTACGCCCACGGCGCGCAGATCGGCAAGGCCAATGCCCCGGACGTGCCCGCGTTGCGTCAGTTCGTGCTGTCGCACCTGCGCCGCGCGCTGGAGCTGCACGACAAGTGCGGCGTCAAGAAGGACATCGAACGCCTCGAGCGCGACATCAAGAACGCAGCGAAGGCCACCGCCCAGGAGGGCACCGGCCGCCGCTGA
- a CDS encoding phage tail protein, which translates to MMKLTSLRDALTAGVPHLAANPDALHVFVDEGRVVGTGARSLSFEYQYTLTLIVTDYPDSSDTIVVPVLAWLRTNQPDLFANDERRRDGFRFEAEILNHCTVDLSIKLQLTERVTVKPAGGGYQVEHHPEPVNDADDPASWRPN; encoded by the coding sequence ATGATGAAGCTCACCAGCCTGCGCGACGCGCTCACGGCCGGCGTGCCGCACCTGGCCGCCAATCCCGACGCGCTGCACGTGTTCGTGGACGAAGGGCGCGTGGTCGGCACCGGCGCCCGCTCGCTGTCGTTCGAGTACCAGTACACGCTCACGCTGATCGTGACCGACTACCCGGACAGCTCGGACACCATCGTTGTCCCGGTCCTGGCCTGGTTGCGGACGAACCAACCCGACCTGTTCGCCAACGACGAGCGGCGCCGCGACGGGTTCCGCTTCGAGGCTGAAATCCTGAACCACTGCACGGTCGACCTGTCGATCAAGCTGCAATTGACCGAGCGCGTGACCGTGAAGCCGGCCGGCGGCGGCTACCAGGTCGAGCACCACCCGGAGCCGGTCAACGATGCCGACGACCCGGCGAGCTGGAGGCCGAATTGA
- a CDS encoding PIN domain-containing protein, which yields MATNSQLGDALLFVDTNVLLDFYRIRKSDVSIKYLQQLEECKDRLILGSQVEMEFKKNRQRVIVEALNSYSLPDWGKLSPPALVADIKACKMIEKKKGDLINQHKKVSEKVRSILCDPTHHDPLYKILQRLFKNHSPYNLARTKKERFNIRNLARKRFVLGYPPRKQNDTSIGDSINWEWIVHCSKESGKHVIIVTRDTDYGVTYKDTPYINDWLRQEFSERVSKKRQLILTDKLSVALKKVHKSVTKEMEEAENTLLRHATDREIQVEDEFIPCRHDDIFENLTLQSDTILQPPSARSGLAVARHPNAREVN from the coding sequence ATGGCCACTAACTCGCAGCTAGGCGACGCTCTATTGTTCGTCGACACAAACGTACTTCTCGACTTCTATCGCATCCGAAAGAGCGATGTGAGCATAAAGTACCTTCAGCAATTGGAGGAATGCAAGGATAGATTAATCCTCGGCTCTCAAGTTGAGATGGAATTCAAGAAGAATCGCCAGCGAGTAATCGTCGAAGCGTTGAATAGCTATTCCTTGCCTGACTGGGGGAAGTTATCGCCTCCGGCCCTTGTTGCAGACATCAAAGCATGCAAAATGATAGAAAAAAAGAAGGGGGACTTGATAAATCAGCACAAGAAGGTTAGCGAAAAAGTACGCTCTATCCTTTGTGACCCCACGCACCACGATCCGCTCTATAAGATTCTGCAAAGACTTTTCAAGAACCACTCACCCTACAATCTGGCGCGAACAAAGAAAGAGCGTTTTAATATCAGAAATCTTGCCAGGAAGCGCTTTGTGCTCGGCTACCCACCAAGAAAGCAGAATGATACGTCTATAGGTGATTCCATAAACTGGGAATGGATTGTTCATTGCTCTAAAGAAAGCGGCAAGCACGTGATTATCGTTACGCGAGATACTGATTACGGCGTAACCTATAAGGACACGCCGTACATCAATGACTGGTTGAGGCAAGAATTTAGTGAGCGCGTCAGCAAAAAACGTCAACTTATCCTTACGGATAAACTCTCAGTTGCACTAAAGAAAGTGCACAAATCGGTGACGAAGGAGATGGAGGAAGCAGAGAACACGCTTTTGCGCCATGCTACCGACAGGGAAATACAGGTCGAAGATGAGTTCATTCCGTGCAGGCATGACGACATCTTCGAAAACTTGACCTTGCAATCAGATACTATTTTGCAGCCACCAAGCGCGCGATCGGGGTTGGCGGTTGCTAGGCACCCAAATGCAAGAGAAGTAAATTAG
- a CDS encoding putative holin, which translates to MAEPIATSTSATAVAVTSVGAISLLPGVDAGTVLAAFAGAAVFALNAGGDLSIAKKLSFLVLSIVAGVLSAPLAASLIARALPANTEVSEAVGALVASTVVVKLLLALIRAADNSDKLLAALRGDSSDNRGGNQP; encoded by the coding sequence ATGGCTGAACCCATCGCAACCAGTACGTCAGCCACGGCTGTCGCCGTCACCAGCGTAGGCGCAATTTCGTTGCTGCCTGGCGTAGATGCCGGCACCGTGCTTGCCGCATTCGCTGGCGCGGCCGTCTTCGCACTCAATGCCGGCGGCGACCTGAGCATCGCAAAGAAGCTGTCCTTCCTCGTGCTGTCGATCGTGGCGGGCGTCCTGTCGGCACCGCTCGCCGCGTCGCTGATCGCCCGGGCGCTGCCCGCCAACACCGAAGTCAGCGAGGCCGTGGGCGCGCTGGTGGCCTCCACGGTGGTGGTGAAGCTGCTGCTGGCGCTGATCCGCGCGGCCGACAACAGCGACAAGCTGTTGGCCGCCCTGCGGGGTGACAGCAGCGACAACCGTGGAGGAAACCAACCGTGA
- a CDS encoding phage baseplate assembly protein V: MDTADLARLLENLLRLGTIAEVRHTKPPAVRVRTGGLTTTWRPWAERRAGRTRTWNPPTVGEQVLLFCPSGDPANAVILCGIPTDDNDVPSNDPNLTVTLYPDGALTSYDHTAGLLSVQGVKTVFLEAAANVLVKAPDTVFDGNVTVKGRFAYENGIAGHGGENGNKITGSLTHEGGQLSSNGVVLDKHDHGGVQHGGDWTEGTR; encoded by the coding sequence ATGGACACCGCAGACCTCGCCCGCCTTCTCGAAAACCTCCTGCGCCTCGGCACTATCGCCGAGGTTCGACACACCAAGCCGCCGGCCGTGCGCGTGCGCACCGGTGGCCTCACCACCACTTGGCGCCCGTGGGCCGAGCGCCGCGCCGGCCGGACGCGCACCTGGAATCCGCCGACCGTGGGCGAGCAGGTGCTGCTGTTCTGCCCCAGCGGCGACCCGGCCAACGCTGTCATCCTGTGCGGCATCCCGACCGACGACAACGACGTTCCGAGCAACGACCCCAACCTGACTGTCACGCTGTACCCGGATGGCGCGCTCACCAGCTACGACCACACCGCCGGCCTGCTGAGCGTGCAGGGCGTCAAGACGGTGTTCCTGGAAGCCGCCGCGAACGTGCTGGTGAAGGCGCCGGACACCGTTTTCGACGGCAATGTCACGGTCAAAGGCCGGTTCGCGTACGAGAACGGCATCGCCGGCCATGGCGGCGAGAACGGCAACAAGATCACCGGCAGCCTGACGCACGAGGGCGGCCAGCTTTCGTCCAACGGCGTCGTGCTGGACAAGCACGACCACGGCGGCGTGCAGCACGGCGGCGACTGGACGGAAGGCACGCGGTGA
- a CDS encoding phage major capsid protein, P2 family, which translates to MQNKTRRLFAAYKAEIAKLNGVDRVDEKFTVSPTVQQRLENKVQESSAFLSKINVYPVTEQEGEKLGLGVSGPIASTTDTSQQDRQTADISTLDGRRYRCEQTNSDTHITYQKLDAWAKFPDFQTRIRDAILKRQALDRMTIGFNGVKRTPTSNRVANPLLQDVNTGWLQHVRDGAPARVMRDGKARDQIVVGKLQKDGKRTRADYATLDAVVFQLVNELVAPWYAEDPELVVLCGRQLLADKYFPLINADQAPSERLAADVIVSQLRIGNLPAVRVPFFPPASLMVTRLDNLSIYYQEGSRRRTVVDNARRDRIENYESSNDAYVVEDLDCAAMAENIEFDLTDAEEAA; encoded by the coding sequence ATGCAGAACAAGACCCGCCGCCTCTTCGCGGCCTACAAGGCTGAAATCGCCAAGCTGAACGGCGTGGATCGCGTCGACGAGAAATTCACCGTCAGCCCGACAGTACAGCAGCGTCTTGAGAATAAGGTGCAGGAATCGAGCGCGTTCCTCTCCAAGATCAACGTCTATCCCGTGACCGAGCAGGAAGGCGAGAAGCTGGGCCTGGGCGTATCCGGGCCGATCGCCAGCACGACCGACACCAGCCAGCAGGATCGCCAGACGGCCGACATTTCGACGCTGGACGGCCGCCGCTATCGCTGCGAGCAGACCAACTCGGACACCCACATCACCTACCAGAAGCTGGACGCCTGGGCGAAGTTCCCAGACTTCCAGACCCGCATCCGCGATGCCATCCTCAAGCGTCAGGCACTGGACCGCATGACGATCGGGTTCAACGGCGTCAAGCGCACGCCGACTTCCAACCGTGTCGCCAACCCGCTGCTGCAAGACGTCAATACGGGATGGTTGCAGCACGTGCGCGACGGCGCTCCCGCGCGCGTTATGCGGGACGGCAAGGCACGCGATCAAATCGTCGTGGGCAAGCTCCAGAAGGACGGTAAGCGGACCCGCGCCGACTACGCGACACTCGATGCGGTGGTCTTCCAACTGGTCAACGAACTGGTGGCCCCGTGGTACGCGGAGGACCCCGAGCTGGTCGTGCTGTGCGGGCGCCAACTGCTTGCCGACAAATACTTCCCGCTCATCAATGCGGATCAGGCGCCCTCTGAGCGCCTGGCGGCCGATGTCATCGTCAGCCAACTGCGTATCGGCAACCTACCGGCGGTCCGTGTGCCGTTCTTCCCGCCCGCTAGCCTGATGGTGACCCGGCTGGACAACCTGTCCATCTACTATCAGGAAGGGTCGCGCCGCCGCACGGTGGTGGACAACGCCCGCCGCGATCGCATCGAGAACTACGAATCGAGCAACGACGCATACGTGGTCGAAGACCTGGACTGTGCTGCCATGGCCGAGAACATCGAGTTCGACCTGACGGACGCCGAGGAGGCCGCGTGA
- a CDS encoding tail protein X has protein sequence MRVRAIQGDTIDAICRRVYGRTAGVTEAVLAANPGIADLGPTLPHGTELVLPDISPQPPAQTVQLWD, from the coding sequence ATGCGCGTGAGGGCCATCCAGGGCGACACCATCGACGCCATCTGCCGGCGGGTGTACGGCCGCACGGCGGGCGTGACGGAAGCCGTGCTGGCCGCCAACCCAGGCATCGCCGATCTGGGTCCCACCCTGCCCCATGGGACCGAGCTGGTACTGCCTGACATCTCCCCACAGCCGCCCGCGCAAACGGTGCAGCTGTGGGACTGA
- a CDS encoding N-acetylmuramidase domain-containing protein, which produces MTILKPGSTGAEVRELQRLLAGRGFSAADTGEYDAATAAAVRAAQACFDLVVDGIAGPKTVQALRVGARQPGHLTAADLQRAAGTLGVPLAAVRAVNEVESRGSGFLPDGRPVILFERHVMYRQLREADQDADALAARYPNIVNPSRGGYVGKAGEHMRLAQAIAIDRDCALASASWGLFQVMGYHWERLGYPSVQAFADAMQSGEGAQLDAFVRFVTSDPALHKALTGGKWSAFAALYNGPAYKDNLYDVKLARAFARYQAEEREAA; this is translated from the coding sequence ATGACGATCCTGAAACCAGGCAGCACCGGCGCCGAGGTGCGCGAGCTGCAGCGTCTGTTGGCCGGCCGTGGTTTCTCGGCAGCTGACACCGGGGAATACGACGCGGCCACCGCCGCGGCCGTGCGCGCGGCGCAAGCCTGTTTCGACCTGGTCGTGGACGGCATCGCTGGCCCCAAGACCGTTCAGGCCCTGCGCGTGGGCGCCCGCCAGCCCGGGCACCTGACGGCGGCGGATCTGCAACGCGCGGCGGGTACGCTGGGCGTGCCCCTGGCGGCGGTGCGCGCGGTCAACGAGGTTGAGAGCCGGGGGAGCGGGTTCCTGCCGGACGGACGGCCCGTGATCCTGTTCGAGCGGCACGTCATGTACCGGCAGCTGCGCGAGGCCGACCAGGATGCGGACGCGCTCGCGGCCCGGTATCCCAACATCGTCAACCCGAGCCGTGGCGGCTACGTGGGCAAGGCCGGGGAGCACATGCGGCTCGCTCAGGCCATCGCCATCGACCGCGATTGCGCCCTTGCGTCGGCGAGCTGGGGGTTGTTTCAAGTCATGGGATACCACTGGGAGCGGTTGGGGTATCCGAGCGTCCAGGCATTCGCGGACGCCATGCAAAGCGGCGAGGGAGCGCAGCTCGACGCCTTCGTGCGGTTCGTCACCAGTGACCCCGCCTTGCACAAGGCGCTCACGGGCGGGAAGTGGTCCGCCTTCGCCGCGCTCTACAACGGGCCGGCCTACAAGGACAACCTGTACGACGTGAAGCTGGCGCGCGCCTTCGCACGCTACCAGGCCGAAGAGCGGGAGGCCGCATGA
- a CDS encoding phage portal protein, which yields MSHNKTRRAARTAFAHVHEAAAPAERHADRGAQAEVFSFGDPVEVLDRRELLDYVECMRMGQWYEPPLPWDGLARSFRAAAHHSSAVYVKRNILVSTFIPHPLLSRATFERLVLDWQVFGNAYLERRDNVLRQPMRLEAPLAKYVRRGIDLSTYFFVQNWQQPYTFAAGSVFHLQEPDINQEVYGLPEYLSALNATWLNESATLFRRRYYKNGSHAGFILYMTDAAQKQEDVDTLREAMKRAKGPGNFRNLFMYAPNGKKDGIQLLPVSEVAAKDEFWNIKNVTRDDQLAAHRVPPQLMGIIPNNNGGFGDVEKAALVFARNEVKPLQDRLLAVNDWMGEEVVRFAPYVLGPAGQADVP from the coding sequence ATGAGTCACAACAAGACCCGCCGCGCCGCGCGCACGGCATTCGCCCACGTGCATGAGGCCGCGGCGCCGGCCGAGCGCCACGCCGACCGAGGCGCGCAAGCCGAAGTGTTCTCCTTCGGCGATCCGGTCGAAGTGCTGGATCGGCGCGAACTGCTGGATTACGTGGAGTGCATGCGCATGGGGCAGTGGTATGAACCGCCGCTGCCGTGGGATGGCCTGGCGCGCTCGTTCCGAGCCGCCGCACATCACAGCTCAGCTGTGTACGTGAAGCGCAATATTCTGGTCAGCACGTTCATTCCGCACCCGCTGTTGTCGCGCGCGACGTTTGAGCGCCTGGTGCTGGACTGGCAGGTGTTCGGCAACGCCTACCTTGAACGCCGCGACAACGTGCTGCGCCAGCCTATGCGACTGGAAGCACCGCTTGCCAAGTATGTGCGGCGCGGCATCGACCTGAGCACCTATTTTTTCGTGCAGAACTGGCAGCAGCCGTACACCTTCGCGGCCGGTTCGGTGTTCCACCTGCAGGAACCGGACATCAATCAGGAGGTGTACGGCCTACCGGAATACCTGTCCGCACTCAACGCCACGTGGCTCAACGAATCGGCCACGCTGTTCCGGCGCCGGTACTACAAGAATGGTAGTCACGCGGGCTTCATCCTCTACATGACCGACGCGGCGCAGAAGCAGGAGGACGTCGACACGCTGCGCGAGGCGATGAAGCGGGCCAAGGGGCCGGGGAATTTCCGCAACCTGTTCATGTACGCGCCCAACGGCAAGAAGGATGGGATTCAGCTGTTGCCGGTGTCCGAGGTGGCGGCGAAGGATGAATTCTGGAACATCAAGAACGTCACCCGTGACGACCAGCTCGCCGCGCATCGCGTGCCGCCGCAGTTGATGGGCATCATCCCGAACAACAACGGTGGCTTCGGCGATGTGGAGAAGGCGGCGTTGGTGTTCGCGCGCAACGAGGTGAAGCCGCTGCAGGACCGCCTGCTGGCGGTCAACGACTGGATGGGGGAGGAGGTGGTGCGGTTCGCGCCGTATGTGCTGGGTCCGGCCGGCCAGGCGGATGTGCCGTAG
- a CDS encoding phage holin family protein — protein MLCALIALRLLLFKRDGAAHRPWASRLAYALIVLAGAVPIGVLFGRYDWALLAQNGITAILCLAVFSVRGNVVELFRMGGGADTSWLVRLLRRSV, from the coding sequence ATGCTGTGCGCGCTGATCGCGCTGCGCCTGCTGCTGTTCAAGCGCGACGGCGCGGCGCACCGCCCTTGGGCGTCGCGGCTCGCCTACGCCCTGATCGTGCTGGCCGGCGCGGTTCCCATCGGCGTGCTGTTCGGTCGGTACGATTGGGCGCTGCTGGCGCAGAACGGCATCACGGCCATCCTGTGTCTGGCCGTCTTCTCGGTGCGCGGCAACGTGGTGGAGCTGTTCCGCATGGGCGGCGGCGCCGACACGTCCTGGCTGGTGCGCCTGCTGCGGAGGTCCGTATGA
- a CDS encoding phage virion morphogenesis protein: MSEPRELEAWLAGMLTKLDAPARRTLARAVAVELRRRQATRIAEQRNPDGSPYVPRKPQLRHRAGRIRRAMFMRLRLARYMKTQADANTAVVTFAGNAQRIATVHQFGLRDRVNKAGLTAQYPARELLGMDGMDMEHITNLLLLHLGA; the protein is encoded by the coding sequence TTGAGCGAGCCCCGCGAACTAGAGGCATGGCTGGCCGGGATGCTGACCAAGCTGGATGCACCGGCCCGCCGGACGCTGGCGCGCGCCGTGGCCGTCGAGCTGCGCCGGCGCCAGGCTACCCGCATCGCCGAGCAGCGCAATCCGGACGGCAGCCCCTACGTACCGCGCAAGCCGCAGCTGCGGCATCGCGCCGGCCGCATCCGGCGGGCGATGTTCATGCGGCTTCGGCTGGCGCGCTACATGAAGACCCAGGCCGATGCCAACACTGCCGTGGTGACCTTCGCGGGCAACGCGCAGCGCATCGCCACGGTTCACCAGTTCGGCCTTCGGGATCGCGTCAACAAAGCTGGGCTGACGGCTCAATATCCGGCGCGGGAACTGTTAGGCATGGATGGAATGGACATGGAGCACATCACTAATTTACTTCTCTTGCATTTGGGTGCCTAG